From the Desulfosarcina sp. BuS5 genome, one window contains:
- a CDS encoding RlmE family RNA methyltransferase translates to MKRPASKKNRWEDHYTRKAKKDKYPARSVYKLQEIQKKFRVIKKNDSVLDLGCAPGSWLIYVAELTGRTGSVAGIDLEPVICNLPAHVTVHTADMLAENNSFFNEKKQFNVVLSDMAPSTAGNKHLDNTRSFNLAMAALECAQKRLKPGGTFVCKIFQGEDFNFFLNLVRKNFHKINIFKPQSSRKASREIYIIGSDFLTKKDL, encoded by the coding sequence ATGAAACGACCGGCATCAAAAAAAAACAGGTGGGAAGATCATTATACTCGCAAAGCGAAAAAAGATAAATATCCGGCACGGTCTGTTTATAAGCTTCAAGAAATCCAGAAAAAATTCAGGGTTATCAAAAAAAATGATTCCGTACTTGATCTTGGCTGCGCACCCGGCTCATGGCTGATCTACGTAGCTGAATTAACAGGCCGCACGGGTAGTGTGGCGGGAATCGACTTAGAGCCGGTTATATGCAATCTGCCTGCTCATGTTACAGTCCATACCGCTGATATGTTAGCGGAAAATAATTCTTTTTTTAATGAGAAAAAGCAATTTAATGTAGTGCTTAGCGATATGGCTCCTTCCACAGCGGGTAATAAGCACCTGGACAATACCAGATCTTTTAATCTTGCCATGGCCGCTCTTGAGTGCGCGCAAAAAAGATTGAAACCTGGTGGAACTTTTGTATGTAAAATATTTCAGGGAGAGGATTTTAATTTTTTTTTAAATCTGGTAAGAAAGAATTTTCATAAAATAAATATTTTTAAACCTCAAAGCAGCCGAAAAGCAAGCAGAGAGATTTATATAATCGGATCGGATTTTTTGACAAAAAAAGACCTTTGA